TTACCTCCAAGCTGCATGCACAGGTAGACGCGCTCGGCAATCCTGTATCGTTTTTCCTTACAGGAGGTGAATGCGCGGATATCAGTGTTGCACCACAATTACTTGAAGGGGTTCGTGATTGCACTGTCATTGCCGATAAAGGGTATGACAGCGAGCCGTTAGTTCAACTTCTTGAAGCAAGAGGCTGTACCGTAGTTATTCCTCCACGCTCAAATCGTAAAACACCTCGTCGGTATGATCGGCATCTTTATAAGGAACGGCACCTTGTTGAATGCTTTTTCAGTAAAATCAAAGAGTACCGCAGAGTGGCAACACGTTATGAAAAGCTTGCCCAGACTTTTCTTTCTTTCGTTTACCTGGCAGCTTCAATGATTTGGATCAAATAGTTTGCAAACACACCCTAGTTTGTAAATATACCCTAAGTACTATCTATTATTATCTTCTTCGCATATTATCAATAGGTCTTTGAATGTATTTATTTATTAGGATTGAAAAGAGGATGGATAATATTATTACTGGGACGCAAAGTAGCTGTTTTTTATTTAGAATTTCCATATAGGAATTAAAAAAATAATAAAGAATCCATATTATGGATATATGTATAATATATATAGGATAAGAAAGTTCTCCTATTGCTCTATCTATTTTGCTATTTCTTGATGAATGGAATATGAATGGTATTGATATGGCTGTTATTATATAGTAAATAAATAATTTTTTAACCAATTCGAGGGGGATGAATTGGAATATTAAAATTGCTATAATTAAAAGTAATGTTATGATTGGAGATATATAATCCATAAATTTTTTTATTCTGATTTTATAATATATTCTATATGATATTGCTCCACATAAAAATAGTGATAATTCAAATGGAAAAAATCTGTAATTCCATGGATCTCTGTAGTATCCAATTTTTAAGGCATATATTCTAATTATAATACTTAATATTAATATAATGAAAAGAGTTGCTGTCTTTCTTTTCACAAGAAATGGAGCGAGAATATAGAATGTTAGTTCTACTCCAAGAGTCCATGCTTGTGGGATAATAAGGAGTTTATATAGAGGGATTGGTTCTTGAGAAAACCTTGTTGTGAAGTATAGAGAACCATTTTGTGGATCGACTGCTAAAAACATAACGATATCTTGTGTGTATATGCATATATTCGAGAGAGTAATGAATATTTTTGTAAAGATATCTGCAGAATTCCATATGTCTTGAAAATTTCCGCTTAAATAAATAATAGTGTTGGTATGGCTATAAAAAAATATATAGGGTATATTCTAAGAAACCTAGAC
Above is a window of Desulfomicrobium orale DSM 12838 DNA encoding:
- a CDS encoding IS5 family transposase (programmed frameshift), which encodes MCYTDISDETWQRLEPVLPLEGSPKGGRPAKDKRTFINAIIWLLRTGAPWRALPKEYGSWNAVYSRFRRWQIKGSWKAVFLALASDPDLEAVMIDGTYIHAHKHSAGAKGGKHRQALGRSRGGFTSKLHAQVDALGNPVSFFLTGGECADISVAPQLLEGVRDCTVIADKGYDSEPLVQLLEARGCTVVIPPRSNRKTPRRYDRHLYKERHLVECFFSKIKEYRRVATRYEKLAQTFLSFVYLAASMIWIK
- a CDS encoding acyltransferase family protein, which produces MPYIFFYSHTNTIIYLSGNFQDIWNSADIFTKIFITLSNICIYTQDIVMFLAVDPQNGSLYFTTRFSQEPIPLYKLLIIPQAWTLGVELTFYILAPFLVKRKTATLFIILILSIIIRIYALKIGYYRDPWNYRFFPFELSLFLCGAISYRIYYKIRIKKFMDYISPIITLLLIIAILIFQFIPLELVKKLFIYYIITAISIPFIFHSSRNSKIDRAIGELSYPIYIIHISIIWILYYFFNSYMEILNKKQLLCVPVIILSILFSILINKYIQRPIDNMRRR